From Plectropomus leopardus isolate mb chromosome 17, YSFRI_Pleo_2.0, whole genome shotgun sequence, a single genomic window includes:
- the rfx1a gene encoding MHC class II regulatory factor RFX1a isoform X4, translated as MATSGYVGEIQPAAQPQGAGVTVTPGQPDASSSPATAPQFLAEIQTTVATPTVVTPTGQTTPTDQAAAIATPKPADGSQAQSTAQAQPAQTQYVTAEIQGSPTQSGNAQSTPQYIVVTVTEGSLHSSDSVSDSSPPPAVVQTGVPTQVVQQVQTAQQRSVVQATSQIAKTEPGTQLSVTSLQPVHISQEVQQQLTPVPVQHVYTNQVQYVEGGDNNYTTSTIRSSTFPYTDTPLYTQTTAAQYYEGQPTSGSQASTPGTPLTVSVTTGTTGGVSMFVAQPTSAAGGGATVVTTGGTTNGAGEGAGTNGGAAGSYVIQGGYMLGSSSGGAAGNSQNYSHTARASPATWLLDNYETAEGVSLPRSTLYCHYLLHCQEQKLEPVNAASFGKLIRSVFMGLRTRRLGTRGNSKYHYYGLRIKAGSSLLRLMEDQQHLAMRQQPFSQKQRLKPVHKVEGMTNGTAAGAGQQQQQQQGSGQVDISTQVQQYQQFLDASRALPEFPDIDLQGKSLPEGIELEHIKSFQLLYREHCEAILDVMVNLQFTLVETLWKTFWRFSQSQAGDATLAVHDESEKRLPKSCLVLLCKYDPVLRWSRDCDNSLYQGLVEILIPDVLRPIPSALTQAIRNFAKSLESWLTNAMMNIPEEMVRIKVTSANAFAQTLRRYTSLNHLAQAARAVLQNTAQINQMLSDLNRVDFANVQEQASWVCRCEDRVVQRLEQDFKLTLQQQNSLEQWAAWLDGVVSQVLKPYQQSPAFPKAAKLFLLKWSFYSSMVIRDLTLRSAASFGSFHLIRLLYDEYMYYLIEHRVAQAKGETPIAVMGEFASLGRGLNQLDPDKEEEEEEEEESDEEGQELSLPSDAAVLGDESLEPPAKLARMDQRVLFTTGSADN; from the exons ATGGCCACCTCAGGCTACGTAGGTGAGATCCAACCAGCAGCCCAACCTCAGGGAGCTGGTGTTACCGTTACACCGGGGCAACCTGACGCCAGCTCTTCTCCAGCAACTGCCCCTCAGTTTCTGGCTGAGATCCAGACTACTGTGGCCACTCCCACCGTTGTCACACCCACAGGCCAGACTACTCCCACTGATCAAGCCGCCGCCATTGCCACCCCAAAGCCTGCAGATGGTAGTCAAGCCCAGTCCACAGCACAGGCCCAGCCTGCTCAGACACAGTATGTGACTGCGGAGATCCAGGGCTCCCCCACACAGTCTGGAAATGCTCAAAGCACTCCTCAGTACATTGTTGTTACAGTCACAG AGGGCTCCCTTCACTCAAGTGACAGTGTGTCAGACTCTAGCCCCCCCCCAGCCGTGGTGCAGACAGGAGTTCCAACACAGGTTGTTCAGCAGGTACAGACAGCCCAACAG AGGTCCGTGGTGCAGGCCACCTCCCAGATAGCCAAGACTGAGCCAGGCACCCAGCTCAGTGTCACCAGTCTACAGCCTGTCCATATCAGCCAGGAG gtccagcagcagctcacaCCAGTGCCAGTTCAACATGTGTACACCAATCAAGTGCAGTACGTGGAAGGAGGAGACAACAACTACACCACCAGCACCAT CCGTTCCAGCACCTTTCCTTACACTGACACACCCCTGTACACCCAGACCACAGCTGCCCAGTATTATGAAGGCCAGCCAACTTCAGGTTCACAGGCCTCCACCCCTGGCACACCTCTAACCGTCTCTGTGACTACTGGCACAACGGGGGGTGTGTCCATGTTTGTTGCCCAGCCCACCAGCGCAGCAGGGGGAGGGGCCACAGTGGTGACCACAGGTGGCACCACCAATGGGGCAGGGGAAGGGGCAGGCACCAACGGTGGCGCAGCAGGCAGCTATGTGATCCAGGGGGGTTACATGCTGGGCAGCAGCAGCGGAGGGGCAGCAGGCAACAGTCAGAACTACTCACATACTGCCCGCGCCTCCCCAGCCACT TGGTTGCTGGACAACTATGAGACAGCTGAAGGAGTGAGTCTGCCACGTTCCACCCTCTACTGCCACTATCTGCTGCACTGCCAGGAGCAGAAATTGGAGCCTGTCAATGCTGCGTCTTTCGGGAAACTCATTAGATCTGTGTTCATGGGGCTGCGCACAAGACGCCTGGGGACACG GGGTAATTCAAAATACCACTATTACGGGCTGAGGATCAAGGCAGGCTCTTCTCTTCTCCGTCTGATGGAAGACCAGCAACATCTGGCCATGAGGCAGCAGCCCTTCTCACAAAAACAGAG GTTGAAGCCTGTGCATAAAGTAGAAGGAATGACCAATGGCACAGCAGCAGGAGccggccagcagcagcagcagcagcaggggtcAGGACAGGTGGACATCAGCACCCAGGTTCAGCAGTACCAGCAGTTCCTTG ATGCATCCAGAGCTCTCCCAGAGTTCCCAGACATCGACCTACAGGGGAAGTCTCTGCCAGAGGGAATCGAGCTGGAGCACATAAAGAGCTTTCAGCTGCTGTACAGAGAACACTGTGAG GCCATACTAGATGTGATGGTCAACCTGCAGTTTACCCTGGTGGAAACTCTGTGGAAGACCTTCTGGAGGTTCAGCCAGAGTCAGGCAGGAGATGCCACATTGGCTGT tcatGACGAGTCAGAAAAGCGCCTCCCTAAGTCCTGCTTGGTGTTGCTGTGCAAGTATGACCCGGTGCTGCGCTGGAGCCGGGACTGTGACAACAGCCTGTACCAGGGCCTGGTGGAGATCCTCATCCCCGATGTCCTCAGGCCCATCCCCA GTGCCTTAACTCAAGCCATCCGCAACTTTGCCAAGAGCCTGGAGAGCTGGCTGACCAATGCCATGATGAACATCCCGGAGGAAATGGTCCGCATCAAG GTAACATCAGCCAATGCTTTTGCCCAGACGCTGCGACGCTACACCAGTCTTAACCACCTCGCCCAGGCAGCCCGCGCCGTCCTCCAGAACACAGCCCAAATCAACCAGATGCTCTCCGACCTCAACCGCGTTGACTTTGCTAACGTCCAG GAGCAGGCCTCATGGGTGTGCCGGTGTGAAGACCGTGTTGTCCAGCGGCTGGAGCAGGACTTCAAGCTGACCCTCCAGCAGCAGAACTCTCTGGAGCAGTGGGCCGCGTGGCTGGATGGTGTGGTCTCCCAAGTTTTAAAGCCCTACCAGCAGAGCCCTGCTTTCCCAAAGGCCGCCAAGCTCTTTCTACTCAAGTGGTCCTTTTACAG TTCCATGGTGATCAGAGACCTGACCCTGAGGAGTGCGGCCAGCTTTGGTTCCTTTCACCTGATCCGCCTGCTGTACGATGAGTACATGTACTACCTGATAGAGCACAGAGTGGCCCAGGCTAAGGGAGAGACCCCTATTGCTGTCATGGGAGAG TTTGCCAGTTTAGGCCGGGGTCTAAACCAGCTGGATCCTGACAAAG aagaggaagaggaagaggaggaggagagtgatgAGGAAGGTCAGGAGCTGTCCCTTCCATCAGACGCTGCTGTGCTGGGAGACGAGTCTCTGGAGCCACCTGCCAAACTGGCCAGAATGGACCAGAGAGTCCTCTTTACAACTGGATCAGCTGACAACTAA
- the rfx1a gene encoding MHC class II regulatory factor RFX1a isoform X3: MATSGYVGEIQPAAQPQGAGVTVTPGQPDASSSPATAPQFLAEIQTTVATPTVVTPTGQTTPTDQAAAIATPKPADGSQAQSTAQAQPAQTQYVTAEIQGSPTQSGNAQSTPQYIVVTVTEGSLHSSDSVSDSSPPPAVVQTGVPTQVVQQVQTAQQRSVVQATSQIAKTEPGTQLSVTSLQPVHISQEVQQQLTPVPVQHVYTNQVQYVEGGDNNYTTSTIRSSTFPYTDTPLYTQTTAAQYYEGQPTSGSQASTPGTPLTVSVTTGTTGGVSMFVAQPTSAAGGGATVVTTGGTTNGAGEGAGTNGGAAGSYVIQGGYMLGSSSGGAAGNSQNYSHTARASPATVQWLLDNYETAEGVSLPRSTLYCHYLLHCQEQKLEPVNAASFGKLIRSVFMGLRTRRLGTRGNSKYHYYGLRIKAGSSLLRLMEDQQHLAMRQQPFSQKQRLKPVHKVEGMTNGTAAGAGQQQQQQQGSGQVDISTQVQQYQQFLDASRALPEFPDIDLQGKSLPEGIELEHIKSFQLLYREHCEAILDVMVNLQFTLVETLWKTFWRFSQSQAGDATLAVHDESEKRLPKSCLVLLCKYDPVLRWSRDCDNSLYQGLVEILIPDVLRPIPSALTQAIRNFAKSLESWLTNAMMNIPEEMVRIKVTSANAFAQTLRRYTSLNHLAQAARAVLQNTAQINQMLSDLNRVDFANVQEQASWVCRCEDRVVQRLEQDFKLTLQQQNSLEQWAAWLDGVVSQVLKPYQQSPAFPKAAKLFLLKWSFYSSMVIRDLTLRSAASFGSFHLIRLLYDEYMYYLIEHRVAQAKGETPIAVMGEFASLGRGLNQLDPDKEEEEEEEEESDEEGQELSLPSDAAVLGDESLEPPAKLARMDQRVLFTTGSADN; this comes from the exons ATGGCCACCTCAGGCTACGTAGGTGAGATCCAACCAGCAGCCCAACCTCAGGGAGCTGGTGTTACCGTTACACCGGGGCAACCTGACGCCAGCTCTTCTCCAGCAACTGCCCCTCAGTTTCTGGCTGAGATCCAGACTACTGTGGCCACTCCCACCGTTGTCACACCCACAGGCCAGACTACTCCCACTGATCAAGCCGCCGCCATTGCCACCCCAAAGCCTGCAGATGGTAGTCAAGCCCAGTCCACAGCACAGGCCCAGCCTGCTCAGACACAGTATGTGACTGCGGAGATCCAGGGCTCCCCCACACAGTCTGGAAATGCTCAAAGCACTCCTCAGTACATTGTTGTTACAGTCACAG AGGGCTCCCTTCACTCAAGTGACAGTGTGTCAGACTCTAGCCCCCCCCCAGCCGTGGTGCAGACAGGAGTTCCAACACAGGTTGTTCAGCAGGTACAGACAGCCCAACAG AGGTCCGTGGTGCAGGCCACCTCCCAGATAGCCAAGACTGAGCCAGGCACCCAGCTCAGTGTCACCAGTCTACAGCCTGTCCATATCAGCCAGGAG gtccagcagcagctcacaCCAGTGCCAGTTCAACATGTGTACACCAATCAAGTGCAGTACGTGGAAGGAGGAGACAACAACTACACCACCAGCACCAT CCGTTCCAGCACCTTTCCTTACACTGACACACCCCTGTACACCCAGACCACAGCTGCCCAGTATTATGAAGGCCAGCCAACTTCAGGTTCACAGGCCTCCACCCCTGGCACACCTCTAACCGTCTCTGTGACTACTGGCACAACGGGGGGTGTGTCCATGTTTGTTGCCCAGCCCACCAGCGCAGCAGGGGGAGGGGCCACAGTGGTGACCACAGGTGGCACCACCAATGGGGCAGGGGAAGGGGCAGGCACCAACGGTGGCGCAGCAGGCAGCTATGTGATCCAGGGGGGTTACATGCTGGGCAGCAGCAGCGGAGGGGCAGCAGGCAACAGTCAGAACTACTCACATACTGCCCGCGCCTCCCCAGCCACT GTACAGTGGTTGCTGGACAACTATGAGACAGCTGAAGGAGTGAGTCTGCCACGTTCCACCCTCTACTGCCACTATCTGCTGCACTGCCAGGAGCAGAAATTGGAGCCTGTCAATGCTGCGTCTTTCGGGAAACTCATTAGATCTGTGTTCATGGGGCTGCGCACAAGACGCCTGGGGACACG GGGTAATTCAAAATACCACTATTACGGGCTGAGGATCAAGGCAGGCTCTTCTCTTCTCCGTCTGATGGAAGACCAGCAACATCTGGCCATGAGGCAGCAGCCCTTCTCACAAAAACAGAG GTTGAAGCCTGTGCATAAAGTAGAAGGAATGACCAATGGCACAGCAGCAGGAGccggccagcagcagcagcagcagcaggggtcAGGACAGGTGGACATCAGCACCCAGGTTCAGCAGTACCAGCAGTTCCTTG ATGCATCCAGAGCTCTCCCAGAGTTCCCAGACATCGACCTACAGGGGAAGTCTCTGCCAGAGGGAATCGAGCTGGAGCACATAAAGAGCTTTCAGCTGCTGTACAGAGAACACTGTGAG GCCATACTAGATGTGATGGTCAACCTGCAGTTTACCCTGGTGGAAACTCTGTGGAAGACCTTCTGGAGGTTCAGCCAGAGTCAGGCAGGAGATGCCACATTGGCTGT tcatGACGAGTCAGAAAAGCGCCTCCCTAAGTCCTGCTTGGTGTTGCTGTGCAAGTATGACCCGGTGCTGCGCTGGAGCCGGGACTGTGACAACAGCCTGTACCAGGGCCTGGTGGAGATCCTCATCCCCGATGTCCTCAGGCCCATCCCCA GTGCCTTAACTCAAGCCATCCGCAACTTTGCCAAGAGCCTGGAGAGCTGGCTGACCAATGCCATGATGAACATCCCGGAGGAAATGGTCCGCATCAAG GTAACATCAGCCAATGCTTTTGCCCAGACGCTGCGACGCTACACCAGTCTTAACCACCTCGCCCAGGCAGCCCGCGCCGTCCTCCAGAACACAGCCCAAATCAACCAGATGCTCTCCGACCTCAACCGCGTTGACTTTGCTAACGTCCAG GAGCAGGCCTCATGGGTGTGCCGGTGTGAAGACCGTGTTGTCCAGCGGCTGGAGCAGGACTTCAAGCTGACCCTCCAGCAGCAGAACTCTCTGGAGCAGTGGGCCGCGTGGCTGGATGGTGTGGTCTCCCAAGTTTTAAAGCCCTACCAGCAGAGCCCTGCTTTCCCAAAGGCCGCCAAGCTCTTTCTACTCAAGTGGTCCTTTTACAG TTCCATGGTGATCAGAGACCTGACCCTGAGGAGTGCGGCCAGCTTTGGTTCCTTTCACCTGATCCGCCTGCTGTACGATGAGTACATGTACTACCTGATAGAGCACAGAGTGGCCCAGGCTAAGGGAGAGACCCCTATTGCTGTCATGGGAGAG TTTGCCAGTTTAGGCCGGGGTCTAAACCAGCTGGATCCTGACAAAG aagaggaagaggaagaggaggaggagagtgatgAGGAAGGTCAGGAGCTGTCCCTTCCATCAGACGCTGCTGTGCTGGGAGACGAGTCTCTGGAGCCACCTGCCAAACTGGCCAGAATGGACCAGAGAGTCCTCTTTACAACTGGATCAGCTGACAACTAA
- the rfx1a gene encoding MHC class II regulatory factor RFX1a isoform X1: MATSGYVGEIQPAAQPQGAGVTVTPGQPDASSSPATAPQFLAEIQTTVATPTVVTPTGQTTPTDQAAAIATPKPADGSQAQSTAQAQPAQTQYVTAEIQGSPTQSGNAQSTPQYIVVTVTEGSLHSSDSVSDSSPPPAVVQTGVPTQVVQQVQTAQQRSVVQATSQIAKTEPGTQLSVTSLQPVHISQEVQQQLTPVPVQHVYTNQVQYVEGGDNNYTTSTIRSSTFPYTDTPLYTQTTAAQYYEGQPTSGSQASTPGTPLTVSVTTGTTGGVSMFVAQPTSAAGGGATVVTTGGTTNGAGEGAGTNGGAAGSYVIQGGYMLGSSSGGAAGNSQNYSHTARASPATVSITEGEESSVPSADKKVQWLLDNYETAEGVSLPRSTLYCHYLLHCQEQKLEPVNAASFGKLIRSVFMGLRTRRLGTRGNSKYHYYGLRIKAGSSLLRLMEDQQHLAMRQQPFSQKQRLKPVHKVEGMTNGTAAGAGQQQQQQQGSGQVDISTQVQQYQQFLDASRALPEFPDIDLQGKSLPEGIELEHIKSFQLLYREHCEAILDVMVNLQFTLVETLWKTFWRFSQSQAGDATLAVHDESEKRLPKSCLVLLCKYDPVLRWSRDCDNSLYQGLVEILIPDVLRPIPSALTQAIRNFAKSLESWLTNAMMNIPEEMVRIKVTSANAFAQTLRRYTSLNHLAQAARAVLQNTAQINQMLSDLNRVDFANVQEQASWVCRCEDRVVQRLEQDFKLTLQQQNSLEQWAAWLDGVVSQVLKPYQQSPAFPKAAKLFLLKWSFYSSMVIRDLTLRSAASFGSFHLIRLLYDEYMYYLIEHRVAQAKGETPIAVMGEFASLGRGLNQLDPDKEEEEEEEEESDEEGQELSLPSDAAVLGDESLEPPAKLARMDQRVLFTTGSADN; this comes from the exons ATGGCCACCTCAGGCTACGTAGGTGAGATCCAACCAGCAGCCCAACCTCAGGGAGCTGGTGTTACCGTTACACCGGGGCAACCTGACGCCAGCTCTTCTCCAGCAACTGCCCCTCAGTTTCTGGCTGAGATCCAGACTACTGTGGCCACTCCCACCGTTGTCACACCCACAGGCCAGACTACTCCCACTGATCAAGCCGCCGCCATTGCCACCCCAAAGCCTGCAGATGGTAGTCAAGCCCAGTCCACAGCACAGGCCCAGCCTGCTCAGACACAGTATGTGACTGCGGAGATCCAGGGCTCCCCCACACAGTCTGGAAATGCTCAAAGCACTCCTCAGTACATTGTTGTTACAGTCACAG AGGGCTCCCTTCACTCAAGTGACAGTGTGTCAGACTCTAGCCCCCCCCCAGCCGTGGTGCAGACAGGAGTTCCAACACAGGTTGTTCAGCAGGTACAGACAGCCCAACAG AGGTCCGTGGTGCAGGCCACCTCCCAGATAGCCAAGACTGAGCCAGGCACCCAGCTCAGTGTCACCAGTCTACAGCCTGTCCATATCAGCCAGGAG gtccagcagcagctcacaCCAGTGCCAGTTCAACATGTGTACACCAATCAAGTGCAGTACGTGGAAGGAGGAGACAACAACTACACCACCAGCACCAT CCGTTCCAGCACCTTTCCTTACACTGACACACCCCTGTACACCCAGACCACAGCTGCCCAGTATTATGAAGGCCAGCCAACTTCAGGTTCACAGGCCTCCACCCCTGGCACACCTCTAACCGTCTCTGTGACTACTGGCACAACGGGGGGTGTGTCCATGTTTGTTGCCCAGCCCACCAGCGCAGCAGGGGGAGGGGCCACAGTGGTGACCACAGGTGGCACCACCAATGGGGCAGGGGAAGGGGCAGGCACCAACGGTGGCGCAGCAGGCAGCTATGTGATCCAGGGGGGTTACATGCTGGGCAGCAGCAGCGGAGGGGCAGCAGGCAACAGTCAGAACTACTCACATACTGCCCGCGCCTCCCCAGCCACTGTGAGTATTACAGAGGGCGAGGAGAGTAGCGTGCCGTCGGCAGACAAGAAG GTACAGTGGTTGCTGGACAACTATGAGACAGCTGAAGGAGTGAGTCTGCCACGTTCCACCCTCTACTGCCACTATCTGCTGCACTGCCAGGAGCAGAAATTGGAGCCTGTCAATGCTGCGTCTTTCGGGAAACTCATTAGATCTGTGTTCATGGGGCTGCGCACAAGACGCCTGGGGACACG GGGTAATTCAAAATACCACTATTACGGGCTGAGGATCAAGGCAGGCTCTTCTCTTCTCCGTCTGATGGAAGACCAGCAACATCTGGCCATGAGGCAGCAGCCCTTCTCACAAAAACAGAG GTTGAAGCCTGTGCATAAAGTAGAAGGAATGACCAATGGCACAGCAGCAGGAGccggccagcagcagcagcagcagcaggggtcAGGACAGGTGGACATCAGCACCCAGGTTCAGCAGTACCAGCAGTTCCTTG ATGCATCCAGAGCTCTCCCAGAGTTCCCAGACATCGACCTACAGGGGAAGTCTCTGCCAGAGGGAATCGAGCTGGAGCACATAAAGAGCTTTCAGCTGCTGTACAGAGAACACTGTGAG GCCATACTAGATGTGATGGTCAACCTGCAGTTTACCCTGGTGGAAACTCTGTGGAAGACCTTCTGGAGGTTCAGCCAGAGTCAGGCAGGAGATGCCACATTGGCTGT tcatGACGAGTCAGAAAAGCGCCTCCCTAAGTCCTGCTTGGTGTTGCTGTGCAAGTATGACCCGGTGCTGCGCTGGAGCCGGGACTGTGACAACAGCCTGTACCAGGGCCTGGTGGAGATCCTCATCCCCGATGTCCTCAGGCCCATCCCCA GTGCCTTAACTCAAGCCATCCGCAACTTTGCCAAGAGCCTGGAGAGCTGGCTGACCAATGCCATGATGAACATCCCGGAGGAAATGGTCCGCATCAAG GTAACATCAGCCAATGCTTTTGCCCAGACGCTGCGACGCTACACCAGTCTTAACCACCTCGCCCAGGCAGCCCGCGCCGTCCTCCAGAACACAGCCCAAATCAACCAGATGCTCTCCGACCTCAACCGCGTTGACTTTGCTAACGTCCAG GAGCAGGCCTCATGGGTGTGCCGGTGTGAAGACCGTGTTGTCCAGCGGCTGGAGCAGGACTTCAAGCTGACCCTCCAGCAGCAGAACTCTCTGGAGCAGTGGGCCGCGTGGCTGGATGGTGTGGTCTCCCAAGTTTTAAAGCCCTACCAGCAGAGCCCTGCTTTCCCAAAGGCCGCCAAGCTCTTTCTACTCAAGTGGTCCTTTTACAG TTCCATGGTGATCAGAGACCTGACCCTGAGGAGTGCGGCCAGCTTTGGTTCCTTTCACCTGATCCGCCTGCTGTACGATGAGTACATGTACTACCTGATAGAGCACAGAGTGGCCCAGGCTAAGGGAGAGACCCCTATTGCTGTCATGGGAGAG TTTGCCAGTTTAGGCCGGGGTCTAAACCAGCTGGATCCTGACAAAG aagaggaagaggaagaggaggaggagagtgatgAGGAAGGTCAGGAGCTGTCCCTTCCATCAGACGCTGCTGTGCTGGGAGACGAGTCTCTGGAGCCACCTGCCAAACTGGCCAGAATGGACCAGAGAGTCCTCTTTACAACTGGATCAGCTGACAACTAA
- the rfx1a gene encoding MHC class II regulatory factor RFX1a isoform X2: MATSGYVGEIQPAAQPQGAGVTVTPGQPDASSSPATAPQFLAEIQTTVATPTVVTPTGQTTPTDQAAAIATPKPADGSQAQSTAQAQPAQTQYVTAEIQGSPTQSGNAQSTPQYIVVTVTEGSLHSSDSVSDSSPPPAVVQTGVPTQVVQQVQTAQQRSVVQATSQIAKTEPGTQLSVTSLQPVHISQEVQQQLTPVPVQHVYTNQVQYVEGGDNNYTTSTIRSSTFPYTDTPLYTQTTAAQYYEGQPTSGSQASTPGTPLTVSVTTGTTGGVSMFVAQPTSAAGGGATVVTTGGTTNGAGEGAGTNGGAAGSYVIQGGYMLGSSSGGAAGNSQNYSHTARASPATVSITEGEESSVPSADKKWLLDNYETAEGVSLPRSTLYCHYLLHCQEQKLEPVNAASFGKLIRSVFMGLRTRRLGTRGNSKYHYYGLRIKAGSSLLRLMEDQQHLAMRQQPFSQKQRLKPVHKVEGMTNGTAAGAGQQQQQQQGSGQVDISTQVQQYQQFLDASRALPEFPDIDLQGKSLPEGIELEHIKSFQLLYREHCEAILDVMVNLQFTLVETLWKTFWRFSQSQAGDATLAVHDESEKRLPKSCLVLLCKYDPVLRWSRDCDNSLYQGLVEILIPDVLRPIPSALTQAIRNFAKSLESWLTNAMMNIPEEMVRIKVTSANAFAQTLRRYTSLNHLAQAARAVLQNTAQINQMLSDLNRVDFANVQEQASWVCRCEDRVVQRLEQDFKLTLQQQNSLEQWAAWLDGVVSQVLKPYQQSPAFPKAAKLFLLKWSFYSSMVIRDLTLRSAASFGSFHLIRLLYDEYMYYLIEHRVAQAKGETPIAVMGEFASLGRGLNQLDPDKEEEEEEEEESDEEGQELSLPSDAAVLGDESLEPPAKLARMDQRVLFTTGSADN; the protein is encoded by the exons ATGGCCACCTCAGGCTACGTAGGTGAGATCCAACCAGCAGCCCAACCTCAGGGAGCTGGTGTTACCGTTACACCGGGGCAACCTGACGCCAGCTCTTCTCCAGCAACTGCCCCTCAGTTTCTGGCTGAGATCCAGACTACTGTGGCCACTCCCACCGTTGTCACACCCACAGGCCAGACTACTCCCACTGATCAAGCCGCCGCCATTGCCACCCCAAAGCCTGCAGATGGTAGTCAAGCCCAGTCCACAGCACAGGCCCAGCCTGCTCAGACACAGTATGTGACTGCGGAGATCCAGGGCTCCCCCACACAGTCTGGAAATGCTCAAAGCACTCCTCAGTACATTGTTGTTACAGTCACAG AGGGCTCCCTTCACTCAAGTGACAGTGTGTCAGACTCTAGCCCCCCCCCAGCCGTGGTGCAGACAGGAGTTCCAACACAGGTTGTTCAGCAGGTACAGACAGCCCAACAG AGGTCCGTGGTGCAGGCCACCTCCCAGATAGCCAAGACTGAGCCAGGCACCCAGCTCAGTGTCACCAGTCTACAGCCTGTCCATATCAGCCAGGAG gtccagcagcagctcacaCCAGTGCCAGTTCAACATGTGTACACCAATCAAGTGCAGTACGTGGAAGGAGGAGACAACAACTACACCACCAGCACCAT CCGTTCCAGCACCTTTCCTTACACTGACACACCCCTGTACACCCAGACCACAGCTGCCCAGTATTATGAAGGCCAGCCAACTTCAGGTTCACAGGCCTCCACCCCTGGCACACCTCTAACCGTCTCTGTGACTACTGGCACAACGGGGGGTGTGTCCATGTTTGTTGCCCAGCCCACCAGCGCAGCAGGGGGAGGGGCCACAGTGGTGACCACAGGTGGCACCACCAATGGGGCAGGGGAAGGGGCAGGCACCAACGGTGGCGCAGCAGGCAGCTATGTGATCCAGGGGGGTTACATGCTGGGCAGCAGCAGCGGAGGGGCAGCAGGCAACAGTCAGAACTACTCACATACTGCCCGCGCCTCCCCAGCCACTGTGAGTATTACAGAGGGCGAGGAGAGTAGCGTGCCGTCGGCAGACAAGAAG TGGTTGCTGGACAACTATGAGACAGCTGAAGGAGTGAGTCTGCCACGTTCCACCCTCTACTGCCACTATCTGCTGCACTGCCAGGAGCAGAAATTGGAGCCTGTCAATGCTGCGTCTTTCGGGAAACTCATTAGATCTGTGTTCATGGGGCTGCGCACAAGACGCCTGGGGACACG GGGTAATTCAAAATACCACTATTACGGGCTGAGGATCAAGGCAGGCTCTTCTCTTCTCCGTCTGATGGAAGACCAGCAACATCTGGCCATGAGGCAGCAGCCCTTCTCACAAAAACAGAG GTTGAAGCCTGTGCATAAAGTAGAAGGAATGACCAATGGCACAGCAGCAGGAGccggccagcagcagcagcagcagcaggggtcAGGACAGGTGGACATCAGCACCCAGGTTCAGCAGTACCAGCAGTTCCTTG ATGCATCCAGAGCTCTCCCAGAGTTCCCAGACATCGACCTACAGGGGAAGTCTCTGCCAGAGGGAATCGAGCTGGAGCACATAAAGAGCTTTCAGCTGCTGTACAGAGAACACTGTGAG GCCATACTAGATGTGATGGTCAACCTGCAGTTTACCCTGGTGGAAACTCTGTGGAAGACCTTCTGGAGGTTCAGCCAGAGTCAGGCAGGAGATGCCACATTGGCTGT tcatGACGAGTCAGAAAAGCGCCTCCCTAAGTCCTGCTTGGTGTTGCTGTGCAAGTATGACCCGGTGCTGCGCTGGAGCCGGGACTGTGACAACAGCCTGTACCAGGGCCTGGTGGAGATCCTCATCCCCGATGTCCTCAGGCCCATCCCCA GTGCCTTAACTCAAGCCATCCGCAACTTTGCCAAGAGCCTGGAGAGCTGGCTGACCAATGCCATGATGAACATCCCGGAGGAAATGGTCCGCATCAAG GTAACATCAGCCAATGCTTTTGCCCAGACGCTGCGACGCTACACCAGTCTTAACCACCTCGCCCAGGCAGCCCGCGCCGTCCTCCAGAACACAGCCCAAATCAACCAGATGCTCTCCGACCTCAACCGCGTTGACTTTGCTAACGTCCAG GAGCAGGCCTCATGGGTGTGCCGGTGTGAAGACCGTGTTGTCCAGCGGCTGGAGCAGGACTTCAAGCTGACCCTCCAGCAGCAGAACTCTCTGGAGCAGTGGGCCGCGTGGCTGGATGGTGTGGTCTCCCAAGTTTTAAAGCCCTACCAGCAGAGCCCTGCTTTCCCAAAGGCCGCCAAGCTCTTTCTACTCAAGTGGTCCTTTTACAG TTCCATGGTGATCAGAGACCTGACCCTGAGGAGTGCGGCCAGCTTTGGTTCCTTTCACCTGATCCGCCTGCTGTACGATGAGTACATGTACTACCTGATAGAGCACAGAGTGGCCCAGGCTAAGGGAGAGACCCCTATTGCTGTCATGGGAGAG TTTGCCAGTTTAGGCCGGGGTCTAAACCAGCTGGATCCTGACAAAG aagaggaagaggaagaggaggaggagagtgatgAGGAAGGTCAGGAGCTGTCCCTTCCATCAGACGCTGCTGTGCTGGGAGACGAGTCTCTGGAGCCACCTGCCAAACTGGCCAGAATGGACCAGAGAGTCCTCTTTACAACTGGATCAGCTGACAACTAA